The genomic segment AACCAGGCTCAGTGAGGCAGGCGTCGGGGCAGGAAGCGACCGGTCGCCCACCAGCATCTCACCTTAGCACTCTGTACGGCTTGGTGGAGAGATCCATGTCAAACCACACGAGCTTGCTGTCATAGCTGCCGCAGATCACGTTGTCACCTGGGGGCAGATTCTGTGGTGGGGATTTGGTGGCCCTCCAAgtgccaccccccccccaccggGACACCCCCTTACCTGCTGGGTGCACCGCCAGGCTAGACACCCACTTGCAGTTGGGCATCAGCTTTTTGGTGAGCTCCTGGCGCAGCAGGTGGTAAAGGCGGACGCAGCGCTGGGAAGCCACGAGCAGGAAGGGCCGCGTGGGGTGGAAGGCTACACCCTGCACCTGGCCATGGCTGCGGCGGAAGGGGCTCTGGCTGCGGCGCCGGCTCAGCTGGTGGATCAGCACCTGGGTGTGGCCCGGAGTGGCCAGCACGACGGCCAGGTAGTCCCCGCGCCCGTGCCAGGTCACCTGCGTCACCGGCTACAGGGAGACGAGGTTGGGTTAGATGCGGCCCCTCCTCCGGGCCCCGCCCTCCGCCTGGGCCCCGCCCACCTTCCCGTGGTGGATGCGCAGGCGCAGGCCGCCCTGGCGCTCCTCCTCGGAGGCTTCCAGCCAGTGCGCGGGCTGTGAGGCGGCCTCCAGGGGTGGGGTGAAGGCGCTCAGCAGTTGGTCCGTGCTGCCCACCACCAGCCGGTCCCCCAAGGCCGGGTTCAGCAGCAGCACCGCGTCCTCACTGCAGTCAGAGCCAGATGGAGGTTCTCAGACATGgatctgtccccccacccccaccccgcgcccCCCGGGCCTCACTCACACTGCCACGGCCACCAGGCAGACGGTGGGGTGAGGGTTCCAGGCGACACTCTTCACCACACCGCCCACGGGCACGGTCCTCATGCAGCGGGCAGTGGCAACCTCCCAGAGTCGCACCGAGCCATCATCTGAACCTGGACACGCAAACAGGCCCTCAGTACCTGGCCCTCCAGGccagcccaccccgcccccaccgcgGAGCTGCCCCACCCGCGCCTACCTGATGCCAACCATTGGCCATCTGGGGAGACGCTGAGGCAGCGGACAAGATCGTTATGGCCCCTGTAGACCTGCAGAGAAAGGGCAGGGCGGTTAAGGCTGGACATTCAAGAGGCCTTtgctccccaccacccaccctgtCTGCTCACCAAGGCCTGGCACGTGGGGAAAGGCTGCAGGTCCCGTGGCCGGGGCAGCTTGGGGATGAGGTCTTCAGGGTCCACGTTCACCTGAGTAGAGAACACAGGGTCAGCTGCGCCCATCCCCACTCCCCGCCCCTGCCTGGGCGCCACGGCGTACCCTCATCTTGCGCTGCCGTGGGCACAGGTAGAGGTCCAGGCAGCGCTCGAAGCGCTCCTGGATGAAGCGGCCGTAGGCAGGCACGGCCCGCAGGCTCGGGAACCGGCGCGGCAAGAAGCCGAGCTTCCTCTCATCAGGCTCCTGCTGCTCCCAGGCCAGGCGCTGTGGAGGCGGGAGTGAGCCAGGAGCCAGGGCCAGGCCAGGGGCCAGCCCAGACTCCACCGTGCACCAGGCCCACCTCCTCCTCGCTGGGCAGGTACTCGGGAGGCGGGTTGTAGGACTCTGAGTGGCCGGGCAGGGCCAGCTTGGGAGCAGGAACGTGCATCTTATGGCGACCCAGCACCGCATTGGGATCCTCCTGGGCCCACAGGTCGTAGAAGCTGGGAGTGTGGTCCCGAGGCCGGCGAGGCTGGATCCAGCCCATCTTGATGGCGTGCACCATGCGGGAGACCTACAGAGACGGcgggtgaggggggtgggggcagggcaggcaggcgCGCCCCAGGGATGGCCCAcacccaccttctccttctccaccAGGGAAGGGATGAAGCTGCGCTTGTCTGCAGGCCGGTTGGTCACTGGGTGGATCATTAGGTCCCCACTGAAGAAGTCCACAGCTGGCTGGGGGGCGAGCAGAGGAGGGTGGGCCTGGGCCCTGCAGGTGCCCCAACCCCAGGGCCAGCAGCTGCTGCCTACCTCGTAGGGATCGAAGCTCACGTCCCCGAACTGGCCCCTCTGCAGCCGCTGCACCAGGGCCACCTGCTCGTCCGTCAGCCGCACGCTGTGTCCCGTCATCCGGTCCCGCACCGTGCGCCTGGGGGGACCCAGTCAGAGCCcaggccccggccccgccccgcagGCCTGCCCCGCCCACAGGCTCCGCCCCGCGCCCACCCACCAGTAGTCAGGGTCGTCCATCTGGTCCAGAAACTGGTCCAGCTCATCCCGGGTGCGCAGGGGCTTATAGATGCGCCGGCCGTCCAGGTCGTAGCCCACATGGGGAAAGTCATCGTACCACTCCAAGGGCACATTGCCCACCGTGTTCCGGATGTCCTGGGGCAGGAGGCCCGCGAGTCAGCAGCAGACACCCACCgtgcccacccctccctccaaGCCCCTCAGAAGACACAGGCCAGGAAAGGGAAAGGCAGAGCAAAGAGGCTGGCCTCCAGGCTGCAGAAGCAGCACCCAGGCACCCTGACTTTAGCTTCTCCCCGGGGTGTGACGTGGCAGGGCGGCCAGcactgtcccccccaccccccccagacCCTCGGAGGCGCCGGAGCTGTACCTTCACATTTTCCACTGAAGTGGTGCCAACCCCAGAGCCTCCCCCCTGGATTCCTTGGCCAGGGCTCTGGGCAGCCACAGGCAAGGGTGACCTCATCGCCCGTGGGCTCCCTCCCCTGGCGGGGGCCTTAGGCAAAACTGGGTAGCCACAGGCAGGGACTCAGGGAAGACCCCACCAGCCCACTCCAACAGGAGAGAAAGTCCACTGCACTGAGCCCGGCACACTTTCAGGggctcccccagcctcccagccctgcccccaccccaccctcagtgGGCAGAGCAGTCACATTCCTGGACACACATTCCTGGTCGAGGCCCCTGCCAGCCGCCACCCTCCCTCCACCCAGTGCGGAGACTGCTGCCCAGGCGGCCGCTTCCTGCAACAGTAGCCACAGGAGGAGGGGCCCAGATGAGACTGCATGGCAGGCAACCTGGGAACCCCGACAGGGACAGGACCCTCTGGCCGTGGCCCCTCTGcacctgcccagcccccagcctgctgACCTGAGTCCTCCCCGCTCACCCTCCTCCAGGTGTGCCCAGGTCCCTGCCCACTGCTGGGAATGCCCGTCCTCCTGTGCTCCCCAAGTCCACACAGCCAGCCCTGGACTGGACAGACGTGGGGGGCCGAGAGAAGACCCATGGGGCATTCAGCAGGGGAACAGGGTGCGCgtggggggttctccaggcagtaGTGCAGGCAGGAGCCAGACCTGGAGGGTGGTGCCAGGAGGGGCAGGTGCAAGAAAGACAGGCTGTGCCGTCAGGTGAGTCCCACGAAAACCTGAGGGGGCAGTtgagggggctggggctggactCCAGCCCCTCAGAGCGCCTCTGTGCCCTCTTTTGGGCACAGAAGGCCCAAGTGTACatgagagggagagacagacagggtGTGGCCAGGCGCTGGGGCCAGGGCATCTGGGTTAAGGCGGTCATGCCAAGTGAGAAGGCTGGGGTCACGGGTCCTGCTTgaccctccctcccgccccctgctaagagggaggaggggaggcagcaGCGCCCCTCACCCCCTGGAGGAGCACCCAGTCTCCCCACCCCACAAAGACAGCAGGATGCTCCAGGCCCCTTCACCATGGCGCGAGAAGGCAGAGGGACGGAGGGCCCCTGCTCCAAGCGGCCTCCAGGGGCTGGGAGGCGGGGAGGAGGGCGGGCCGGCGCGGGGGAGGGGCCGCCGCGGCTATAAAGGCTCGGCCCGCGGCCCCGCTCCAGCCCGGGACGCACACGTGCGCTCTGCGCCGCAGCCGCCACCGCGGGAGCCCGGAGACCCGCGTGCCCCTGGCCCGGGCGGCAGTGGCGGCGGCATGTGCGGCGCGCGACGGAGCTGACGGCGGCCGCCGGCCCCAGGTCCTTCGCAATGCTGCGTTCGGCGCCGCCCGGCCGCTACCTGTACCCTGAAGTGAGCCCGATGTCGGAGGACGAGGACCGAGGCAGCGAGAGCTCGGGT from the Cervus canadensis isolate Bull #8, Minnesota chromosome 12, ASM1932006v1, whole genome shotgun sequence genome contains:
- the BOP1 gene encoding ribosome biogenesis protein BOP1, with protein sequence MAAAILRRARSRRRRPPARVPTARVRVPAQPISARPSPSDPAGPAPGPTRSVSCRKWRRGSRRSGSMAGARGEGRAVAAATVTRPGKRPPEPEPELELEEPSLLSAPAPSRMLGSDPGLSDSDSEESVFSGLEESGSDSTEDDAALEEEGAGTSKQLGRMDRSPGQQARTPCPRTEVASVPGEGEYAEDSSDEEDIRNTVGNVPLEWYDDFPHVGYDLDGRRIYKPLRTRDELDQFLDQMDDPDYWRTVRDRMTGHSVRLTDEQVALVQRLQRGQFGDVSFDPYEPAVDFFSGDLMIHPVTNRPADKRSFIPSLVEKEKVSRMVHAIKMGWIQPRRPRDHTPSFYDLWAQEDPNAVLGRHKMHVPAPKLALPGHSESYNPPPEYLPSEEERLAWEQQEPDERKLGFLPRRFPSLRAVPAYGRFIQERFERCLDLYLCPRQRKMRVNVDPEDLIPKLPRPRDLQPFPTCQALVYRGHNDLVRCLSVSPDGQWLASGSDDGSVRLWEVATARCMRTVPVGGVVKSVAWNPHPTVCLVAVAVEDAVLLLNPALGDRLVVGSTDQLLSAFTPPLEAASQPAHWLEASEEERQGGLRLRIHHGKPVTQVTWHGRGDYLAVVLATPGHTQVLIHQLSRRRSQSPFRRSHGQVQGVAFHPTRPFLLVASQRCVRLYHLLRQELTKKLMPNCKWVSSLAVHPAGDNVICGSYDSKLVWFDMDLSTKPYRVLRHHKKALRAVAFHPRYPLFASGSDDGSVIVCHGMVYNDLLQNPLLVPVKVLKGHALTRDLGVLDVAFHPTQPWVFSSGADGTLRLFT